In Eriocheir sinensis breed Jianghai 21 chromosome 12, ASM2467909v1, whole genome shotgun sequence, the following proteins share a genomic window:
- the LOC126997264 gene encoding glutamate receptor ionotropic, kainate glr-3-like — MPRRRRCRPLPREALEECLVGYGSNSRHRRAVPHRQPAADSSTFSIKNTTITVSTLHRPPFTMLEKDKETNAIVSAHGMCFSMLQLISESLGFRYRLVEVPDNGFGALQEDGTWDGMVGMVMRKEADAAVSSFTVNYARYTVIDFTYPYFEEPTGIIIPAATSGDTMFSFLTPFSWEVWVMTGVCVVVVGWLLHLLSTAGDLPLLYPNERRRPVHRSRYIADAAQALLGQSNEMRQTGPSRVLHAAWWCLVLILMHSYSGTLIASLTSPKLVKVADSLAELTEQTQVEWSVRRGSVSQLVFLQAKSGVYERAGRLLKGRPDLLLGSDKEGLALVRTGRYAFYCSPALKVRSAGLVYPADWPRKKTPDSRVNSHVRSIGMQGCGNPLMSGSCPQGLSFLEFAIADDLEKNGKCSFGLAGDGFLNAHIAWIFQKNSPYMPLVNTRLMLMAQSGLLAKWRREFFPPPNECTKPSPKGPRRLALKDLSGCITLAVAGVLLAAMVLLGELLVVRITTKKKNRK; from the exons AtgccacgccgccgccgctgccgcccctTGCCGCG GGAGGCGCTGGAGGAGTGTCTTGTGGGGTATGGCAGCAACTCGAGACACCGCCGTGCCGTTCCTCATCGCCAGCCCGCAGCAGACTCCTCCACCTTCAGCATTAagaacaccaccatcaccgtctccACCTTACAC CGGCCGCCCTTCACCATGCTGGAAAAGGACAAGGAGACCAACGCCATCGTGTCCGCCCACGGGATGTGTTTCTCCATGCTTCAGCTCATCAGCGAAAGCCTCGGCTTCCG GTACCGGCTGGTGGAGGTGCCAGACAATGGGTTCGGGGCCCTGCAGGAAGACGGCACCTGGGATGGCATGGTCGGGATGGTGATGCGGAAG GAGGCTGACGCGGCAGTGAGCAGCTTCACCGTCAACTACGCCAGGTACACCGTGATCGACTTCACGTACCCGTACTTCGAGGAGCCCACCGGCATCATCATCCCGGCCGCGACCAGCGGAGACACTAtgttctccttcctcacccccttctcctGGGAG GTGTGGGTGATGACGGGcgtttgtgtggtggtggtgggctggcTGCTGCACCTCCTCTCCACCGCCGGCGACCTGCCTCTCCTCTACCCCAACGAGCGCCGCCGGCCTGTCCACCGGTCACGGTACATCGCTGACGCCGCCCAGGCTCTCCTCGGCCAGT CAAATGAAATGCGACAGACGGGGCCGTCACGCGTCCTCCACGCCGCCTGGTGGTGCCTCGTGCTCATACTCATGCACAGCTACTCCGGCACCCTCatcgcctccctcacctccccaaaACTCGTGAAG GTGGCTGACTCCCTGGCTGAACTGACGGAGCAGACTCAGGTGGAGTGGTCGGTGCGGCGCGGGTCCGTCAGCCAGTTGGTCTTCCTG caggcGAAGAGCGGCGTCTATGAACGTGCGGGTCGCCTACTGAAGGGTCGCCCTGATCTCCTGCTGGGCTCAGACAAGGAGGGCCTCGCCTTGGTGCGCACCGGCCGCTACGCCTTC TATTGCAGTCCAGCATTAAAGGTCCGCAGCGCCGGTCTTGTTTACCCTGCCGACTGGCCAAGGAAAAAGACTCCGGATTCGCGAGTAAATTCCCATGTGCGCAGTATAGGTATGCAAGGCTGCGGCAACCCCCTGATGAGTGGGTCGTGTCCACAGGGTTTGTCGTTCTTGGAGTTTGCGATCGCGGATGACTTGGAGAAGAACGGGAAGTGCAGCTTTGGCCTGGCCGGTGACGGCTTCCTCAACGCGCACATCGCCTGGATCTTCCAAAAAAACTCGCCCTACATGCCGCTCGTCAATACCAG GCTGATGTTGATGGCGCAGAGCGGGCTCCTCGCCAAGTGGCGCCGCGAGTTCTTCCCGCCGCCCAACGAGTGCACGAAGCCCTCCCCCAAGG GCCCACGGCGATTGGCCCTGAAGGACCTGTCGGGCTGCATCACCCTCGCCGTTGCTGGCGTGCTGCTGGCAGCCATGGTGTTGCTCGGGGAGCTCCTGGTGGTCCGCAtcaccactaaaaaaaaaaatagaaaataa
- the LOC126997524 gene encoding compound eye opsin BCRH2-like: protein MAAAMVLNATGPQAMAYGSSGGYNFGYPEGVSLTDFVPEHIKHMVHPHWEKFPPVNPMWHYLMGVVYLFLGAISLFGNGMVLLLFMKNKNLKSPANFLVANLAFSDMCMMISQFPFFAYNCFSGGVWMFSPFFCELYACLGSITGLCSIWSLVFISYDRYNVIVNGVGGSPLTTGKAFMFILFSWTYAVGWSIPPFFGWGKYIPEGILDSCSFDYLTRDWNLRSFGICIFFFDYCIPLFIIVFAYMFIVKAIVAHEKAMRDQAKKMNVSNLRSNAEANAQSAEVRIAKVAMTNVALWLICWTPYASVVVQGLFFDKDNITPIISMLPALLAKSASVYNPIIYAINHPKFRLALKKQMPGFCIHEEEDKSSGADTKSTETQKA, encoded by the exons ATGGCCGCTGCAATGGTGCTTAACGCTACGGGCCCTCAGGCTATGGCGTACGGCTCAAGCGGAGGATATAATTTCGGTTATCCCGAGGGCGTATCTCTCACTGATTTCGTTCCCGAACATATTAAGCACATGGTTCATCCTCACTGGGAAAAGTTCCCTCCCGTCAACCCCATGTGGCACTACCTTATGGGGGTTGTCTACCTCTTCCTCGGCGCCATCTCCCTGTTCG GCAACGGTATGGTGTTGTTGCTATTCATGAAGAATAAGAATCTGAAGAGTCCAGCCAATTTCCTCGTCGCCAACCTTGCCTTCAGCGACATGTGCATGATGATCTCACAGTTCCCATTCTTCGCCTACAACTGCTTCAGCGGCGGTGTCTGGATGTTCAGTCCATTCTTCTGTGAATTATACGCCTGCCTGG GTTCCATCACCGGTCTGTGCTCCATCTGGTCTCTCGTGTTCATCTCGTACGATCGCTACAATGTGATCGTGAACGGCGTGGGCGGAAGCCCCTTGACCACCGGCAAGGCGTTCATGTTCATTCTCTTCTCCTGGACCTACGCAGTCGGCTggtccatccctcccttctttggcTGGGGAAAGTACATCCCTGAGG GCATCCTGGACTCTTGCTCCTTTGATTACCTCACCCGGGACTGGAACCTTCGGTCCTTTGGCATCTGCATCTTCTTCTTCGACTATTGCATCCCTCTTTTCATCATTGTGTTCGCCTACATGTTCATCGTGAAGGCCATCGTTGCTCACGAGAAGGCCATGAGGGATCAGGCCAAGAAGATGAACGTCTCCAACCTCAGGTCCAACGCTGAGGCCAACGCCCAGTCCGCCGAGGTTCGCATCGCCAAGGTGGCCATGACGAACGTGGCTCTCTGGCTCATCTGCTGGACGCCTTACGCCTCCGTTGTTGTGCAG GGTTTGTTCTTCGACAAGGATAACATCACGCCCATCATCTCCATGCTCCCCGCCCTGCTGGCCAAGTCCGCCTCCGTCTACAACCCAATCATCTACGCCATCAACCATCCCAAATTCCGCCTG GCCCTCAAGAAGCAGATGCCCGGTTTCTGCAtccatgaggaggaggataagtcgTCCGGCGCTGACACCAAGTCCACGGAGACCCAGAAAGCGTAG
- the LOC126997523 gene encoding translin-associated factor X-interacting protein 1-like — protein sequence MRRLEARLLEAEVEAGALRRKVAAYLGGGDALDPQLLQIALRKCREDLSVKDRLVQEMERQYREVVPRADFDRLQRRLTSLTNAHRQLCQVHSLLSEQHETILRSQEEVLAERDRLSEENQRLRRSATPRPDWNRVAEFVEGGISRWRELSIGRTSDQLVDVLVSELTGSQLPSSNDFLDCKGTEEGVPAYLQYEGSVRNRRLGKRDLTLLIEDIWREKRRQGNAVPMDQFVDAYFRERYHLEEVRAEWCYSLADACQRLAHDEQVGLFWGILCGQVQEEVYHYQVDSVLTLQAALRAADPHDKGLVSRTALEETLRAVFPLKTEERLKVLLEIAGRAASAKDASLIKYNTLFQQGEGGLRTPLATELVQQARDEQDAYIQELLEEVGYGALDVTVKEMSRAFTIVDPRIEQSELDAYLQWVFNVPKESLKTCSPVPLPLLAARLQTGHIVRVGER from the exons TGGAGGCGCGGCTGCTGGAG GCAGAGGTGGAGGCGGGTGCGCTGAGGAGGAAGGTAGCGGCGTATTTGGGTGGAGGAGACGCCCTGGACCCTCAGCTGCTTCAGATTGCTCTCCGAAAGTGCAG GGAGGACCTGAGCGTCAAGGACCGGCTGGTGCAGGAGATGGAGCGGCAGTACAGGGAGGTGGTACCGCGCGCTGACTTCGACCGCCTGCAGCGCCGCCTCACCTCTCTCACCAACGCCCACCGCCAACTCTGCCAGGTCCACAGCCTCCTCAGTGAACAGCACGAGACCATCCTCA GGTCGCAGGAGGAGGTCTTGGCGGAGCGGGATCGACTCAGCGAGGAGAACCAGAGACTGCGACGCTCTGCCACACCACGGCCAGATTGGAACAG AGTGGCGGAGTTCGTGGAGGGCGGCATCAGTCGGTGGCGGGAGCTCTCCATCGGACGAACCAGCGACCAACTTGTGGATGTCCTCGTGTCGGAGCTTACGGGGTCGCAGCTGCCCTCCTCGAATGACTTCCTGGACTGCAAG GGCACAGAGGAGGGCGTGCCAGCCTATCTCCAGTACGAGGGCAGCGTGAGAAACCGTCGACTTGGCAAGAGGGACCTCACACTCCTCATTGAAGACATTTGGCGGGAGAAGAGGCGACAAGGCAACGCTGTACCCATGGATCAATTCGTCGACGCCTACTTCAGGGAGAG GTATCACTTGGAGGAGGTGCGCGCCGAGTGGTGTTATTCCCTCGCCGACGCTTGCCAAAGACTCGCCCACGATGAACAG GTGGGTCTGTTCTGGGGCATCCTCTGCGGCCAGGTGCAGGAGGAGGTGTACCATTACCAGGTGGACAGCGTGCTCACTCTGCAGGCCGCTCTCCGTGCTGCCGACCCCCATGACAAA GGGCTGGTGTCTCGCACGGCGCTGGAGGAAACCCTGCGCGCCGTGTTCCCGCTGAAGACAGAGGAGAGGCTGAAGGTGCTGCTCGAGATCGCTGGTCGAGCCGCCTCCGCCAAGGACGCGAGCCTCATCAAGTACAACACGCTCTTCcagcag GGAGAGGGTGGACTGCGCACTCCCTTGGCGACAGAGTTAGTGCAGCAGGCGCGGGACGAACAGGACGCCTACATACAGGAGCTGCTGGAGGAGGTGGGCTACGGCGCCTTGGATGTTACCGTGAAGGAGATGAGCCGCGCCTTCACCATCGTGGACCCGAGGATAG AGCAAAGCGAGCTGGATGCGTACCTTCAATGGGTGTTCAACGTGCCCAAGGAGAGCCTGAAGACGTGCTCGCCCGTGCCGCTGCCCCTTCTTGCTGCCAGGCTACAGACGGGGCACATCGTGAGGGTCGGCGAGCGCTGA